Proteins encoded by one window of Fundidesulfovibrio soli:
- a CDS encoding nickel-dependent hydrogenase large subunit, protein MATTTGSVLAGAAPAANTAATTAAAMQPALNLLLTNTTGTGGSAGANITLDPISRIEGHLRIDAKVGTNGTIESAWSSATLFRGIEMILAGRDPRDAPLITQRLCGVCTYIHLQASTTAIENAMKLTVPANAQIVRNLLQGTQFL, encoded by the coding sequence ATGGCAACCACCACCGGAAGCGTTCTCGCCGGCGCGGCCCCGGCCGCCAACACCGCGGCCACGACTGCCGCAGCTATGCAGCCCGCTCTCAATTTGCTGTTGACGAACACCACCGGCACCGGCGGCAGCGCCGGCGCCAACATCACGCTGGACCCCATCAGCCGCATCGAGGGCCACTTGCGCATCGACGCCAAGGTCGGCACCAACGGGACCATCGAATCTGCCTGGTCCTCGGCCACCCTGTTCCGTGGCATCGAAATGATCCTGGCCGGCCGCGACCCCCGCGACGCGCCCCTGATCACCCAGCGCCTGTGCGGCGTGTGCACCTACATTCACCTGCAGGCCTCCACCACCGCCATCGAAAACGCCATGAAGCTGACCGTGCCCGCCAACGCGCAGATCGTTCGCAATCTGCTGCAGGGCACCCAGTTCCTGC